From the Exiguobacterium aurantiacum genome, one window contains:
- a CDS encoding M20 metallopeptidase family protein, with product MFVADLDARLTELYDEMVTLRRHFHQHPELSFEERETPRTIAAYLRDLGLDVREHVGGNGVVARIHGGEGPTIAFRADFDALPIQDLKDVPYRSKVNGSMHACGHDAHTATLLVLAKALTEIDLPGDVVLIHQFAEELAPGGAKPMIEDGCLDGVDYIYGSHIWTPLPFGTIGVKTGPIMAAADRFELTIKGKGGHGAIPQHTVDAVMVGTNIVSQLQQVISRRIDPLEPAVLTVGTFVAGQAFNVIADEAKLSGTVRTFTPETQTRIIAEMERTIAHICSASEAHYELDYIRGYPAVINHPLETDHVRRSAARVVGTDGVIEMSPLMVGEDFAYYMQHVPGSFFFTGAGNPEIGAVFPHHHPRFDVDERAMLHTARILMQAAFETWSMHKKED from the coding sequence ATGTTTGTTGCTGACCTTGATGCACGTTTAACAGAATTATACGACGAGATGGTGACGCTCCGCCGCCACTTCCATCAACATCCCGAACTTTCCTTCGAAGAACGGGAGACACCACGGACAATCGCGGCCTATTTACGCGACCTCGGCCTGGACGTTCGCGAACACGTCGGTGGCAACGGTGTTGTCGCACGCATTCATGGCGGCGAAGGCCCGACCATCGCATTTCGTGCCGACTTTGACGCCTTGCCGATTCAAGATTTAAAAGACGTTCCGTACCGCTCGAAAGTGAACGGTTCGATGCACGCCTGCGGTCATGACGCCCATACGGCGACGTTGCTCGTCCTTGCGAAAGCGCTCACGGAGATTGATCTTCCCGGAGATGTCGTGCTCATCCACCAGTTTGCGGAAGAACTCGCGCCGGGTGGGGCCAAACCGATGATTGAAGACGGCTGCCTCGACGGGGTCGACTACATTTACGGTTCACATATTTGGACCCCGCTTCCATTCGGCACGATTGGTGTGAAGACAGGACCGATTATGGCGGCGGCCGATCGCTTCGAACTGACAATCAAAGGCAAAGGTGGGCATGGCGCCATCCCGCAACACACGGTCGATGCCGTCATGGTCGGAACGAATATCGTCAGCCAGTTGCAACAAGTGATCAGCCGTCGAATCGACCCGCTCGAACCGGCCGTCTTGACGGTCGGCACGTTCGTTGCCGGGCAAGCGTTCAACGTCATCGCCGATGAAGCGAAGCTATCCGGTACGGTACGGACGTTCACACCGGAGACGCAAACGCGCATCATTGCCGAGATGGAACGGACCATCGCCCACATCTGTTCGGCGAGCGAAGCACACTACGAGCTCGACTATATCCGGGGCTACCCCGCCGTCATCAACCATCCCCTCGAGACGGATCATGTCCGTCGTAGTGCAGCGCGCGTCGTCGGCACGGATGGCGTCATCGAGATGTCCCCCCTGATGGTCGGAGAGGACTTTGCCTACTATATGCAACACGTACCGGGCAGCTTCTTCTTCACAGGAGCCGGCAACCCGGAAATCGGTGCCGTCTTCCCTCATCATCATCCCCGCTTCGATGTCGACGAACGAGCGATGCTCCATACCGCCCGCATCCTCATGCAGGCGGCGTTCGAGACGTGGAGCATGCACAAAAAAGAAGACTGA
- a CDS encoding hemolysin family protein, which produces MKTVDSSIVIDLLIVLFLIVLNGIFAMTEIALISSKPTKLEVEASRGKRSAEIALKYSKDPTDLLSTVQVGITLIGIINGAYGGARFSAPLGDLFAQLGMSAQYAPTVGYVVVVTIITYLSLIIGELVPKRIALVAPEKVTMSIIPALDLFSKVMRPFIWILSKSTLFLFKLLGLKAEQSSGETELEIKQLLFEGAQQGAFAHEEVQQVERVFAFHDQLIYELMQPRTTLEWVDLEDDMDDIKKSIYESKHNKLPVGRDTLDEFVGYIDVRDILTLSTLREPSQILKRIKQPLIVPKQREASQVLQMMQKNGVEIAFVLDEYGGFLGMVTLFDILEEIVGEVMIEEETPEVVRREDGTYLADGLLGIEDLKRTFGIRDNRFDEGRNSYHTLAGLVIYSLGDFPKRGDVVEAYGLRFEVVDMDGKRVDQVLVSMLPEQTKED; this is translated from the coding sequence ATGAAAACGGTGGATTCTTCCATAGTGATCGATTTACTGATCGTTTTATTCTTGATCGTGTTGAACGGGATTTTCGCGATGACGGAAATCGCACTGATCTCGTCCAAACCGACCAAACTTGAAGTCGAGGCGAGCCGTGGTAAACGCAGCGCCGAAATCGCACTCAAGTATTCAAAAGATCCGACCGACCTGTTATCGACGGTCCAAGTCGGAATCACGTTGATCGGGATTATCAACGGGGCTTACGGTGGGGCGCGTTTCTCGGCACCGCTCGGCGATTTGTTCGCACAGCTCGGAATGAGTGCCCAATACGCACCAACCGTCGGTTACGTCGTCGTTGTCACGATCATCACGTACTTGTCGCTCATTATCGGTGAACTCGTGCCGAAACGGATTGCCCTCGTGGCCCCGGAAAAAGTCACGATGTCGATTATTCCAGCACTCGACTTATTTAGTAAAGTGATGCGACCGTTCATCTGGATCTTATCGAAGTCGACACTCTTCCTTTTCAAATTGCTTGGCTTGAAAGCGGAGCAATCGAGTGGCGAGACCGAGCTCGAAATCAAGCAACTCTTGTTCGAAGGTGCCCAACAAGGGGCGTTCGCACACGAAGAAGTGCAACAGGTCGAGCGTGTGTTTGCATTCCATGACCAATTGATCTATGAATTGATGCAACCGCGGACGACGCTCGAATGGGTCGACCTTGAAGACGATATGGACGATATCAAGAAATCGATTTATGAAAGTAAACACAATAAACTCCCGGTCGGGCGCGATACGCTCGACGAGTTCGTCGGCTATATCGATGTCCGTGACATTTTGACGTTGTCGACGCTTCGGGAGCCGTCACAAATTTTGAAGCGAATCAAACAACCGCTCATCGTGCCAAAACAGCGAGAAGCGAGCCAAGTGTTGCAGATGATGCAAAAGAATGGCGTCGAAATCGCCTTCGTGCTCGATGAGTACGGTGGATTCCTCGGGATGGTCACGTTGTTCGATATTCTAGAAGAAATTGTCGGCGAAGTGATGATTGAAGAAGAAACGCCGGAAGTCGTGCGCCGTGAAGACGGGACGTACTTGGCTGATGGCCTGCTCGGGATTGAGGATTTGAAGCGGACATTCGGAATTCGGGACAATCGTTTCGATGAAGGTCGCAACTCATATCATACGCTCGCCGGACTCGTCATTTACTCGCTCGGCGACTTCCCGAAACGAGGGGACGTTGTCGAGGCATATGGTCTTCGATTCGAGGTCGTCGATATGGACGGCAAACGTGTCGATCAAGTGCTCGTGTCGATGTTGCCTGAACAAACAAAAGAAGACTGA
- the nagE gene encoding N-acetylglucosamine-specific PTS transporter subunit IIBC, which yields MMNYLQRLGRSLMLPVAVLPAAAILMGIGYWIDPSGWGSGNVIAAFLIKAGAAIIDNIPILFAVGVGLGMAKNRDGSAALSGLVAFLTITTLLSSGSVALFQSIDLEAVNPAFSRIENAFIGILSGLVAASMYNRFSHVQLPDALAFFSGKRLVPIMTAFSMILVSVALYFVWPVVYTGLVGFGETISKMGAIGAGLYGFFNRLLIPTGLHHALNSVFWFDVAGINDIGNFWSGEGVKGITGRYQAGFFPIMMFGLPAAALAMYHTAKTKRKKQAASLLLAAGFAAFFTGVTEPLEFSFMFLAPVLYLVHAVLTGVSLFIAATFQWTAGFTFSAGFVDFFLSSRLPLANQPYMLIVQGLFFAVVYYFVFRFMIVKFNLATPGRESDEAVDAVATETAPEGGTKTAPVAAGGQYSAMAAMIYDGLGGDQNVTGIESCVTRLRVDVKDMDTVDQAQIKKAGIPGIKVVSPNHIQVIVGTNVQFVLEEIEKLRSHRAG from the coding sequence ATGATGAATTATTTACAACGTCTCGGACGTTCTCTCATGTTGCCGGTTGCGGTACTTCCGGCCGCTGCCATCCTCATGGGGATTGGTTACTGGATTGACCCATCTGGTTGGGGATCTGGTAATGTGATTGCTGCTTTCCTCATTAAAGCAGGGGCAGCCATCATCGACAATATTCCAATTCTCTTCGCCGTCGGGGTCGGATTAGGAATGGCTAAAAATCGTGACGGTTCGGCCGCACTGAGCGGACTTGTCGCGTTCCTTACTATCACGACTCTTCTTTCTTCAGGATCAGTCGCCCTCTTCCAAAGCATCGATTTAGAAGCGGTAAACCCTGCATTTAGTCGAATTGAGAATGCATTTATCGGAATTTTATCAGGTCTTGTCGCCGCATCGATGTATAATCGCTTCAGTCACGTCCAGTTACCAGATGCACTCGCGTTCTTCAGCGGCAAGCGTCTTGTCCCGATTATGACGGCGTTCTCGATGATTCTCGTCTCGGTCGCCCTCTACTTCGTCTGGCCGGTCGTGTACACAGGACTCGTCGGATTCGGGGAAACGATCTCGAAAATGGGCGCGATCGGTGCTGGACTTTACGGATTCTTCAACCGCTTGTTGATCCCGACAGGTCTTCACCATGCCTTGAACTCGGTGTTCTGGTTCGATGTTGCCGGCATCAATGATATCGGTAACTTCTGGTCAGGCGAAGGCGTGAAAGGAATCACTGGTCGCTATCAAGCCGGGTTCTTCCCGATCATGATGTTTGGTCTTCCGGCCGCAGCCCTCGCCATGTACCACACTGCGAAAACGAAACGGAAGAAACAAGCAGCCTCACTTCTTCTCGCAGCTGGATTTGCAGCCTTCTTTACAGGTGTCACGGAACCGCTCGAATTCTCGTTCATGTTCCTCGCACCAGTTCTCTACCTCGTCCACGCGGTCTTGACTGGAGTCTCGCTCTTCATCGCCGCAACGTTCCAATGGACGGCAGGTTTTACCTTTAGCGCCGGTTTCGTCGATTTCTTTCTCAGCTCACGGTTGCCGCTGGCGAATCAGCCTTATATGTTGATTGTTCAAGGTCTCTTCTTTGCGGTCGTTTACTACTTTGTCTTCCGCTTCATGATTGTCAAATTCAATTTGGCGACGCCTGGTCGTGAGTCAGACGAAGCGGTTGACGCGGTCGCAACCGAAACTGCTCCTGAAGGCGGAACGAAGACAGCTCCAGTTGCTGCCGGCGGTCAATATTCAGCGATGGCAGCGATGATTTACGATGGTCTCGGTGGCGATCAAAACGTCACAGGCATCGAGTCATGTGTCACACGTCTCCGCGTCGATGTGAAAGACATGGATACGGTCGACCAAGCCCAAATCAAGAAAGCGGGCATCCCTGGTATCAAGGTTGTCAGCCCGAACCATATTCAAGTCATCGTCGGAACGAACGTCCAATTCGTCCTCGAAGAGATTGAAAAACTCCGGAGCCATCGCGCCGGGTAA
- a CDS encoding PTS sugar transporter subunit IIA — protein sequence MLLNKWMKRHTLTLYAPMEGDIIPLEEVTDPVFSEKMMGDGIAIMPTNGTVVAPADGTIVQVAPTKHAIGLRSGDGAEILIHVGLDTVELAGNPFDVHVKVGDTVTTGQPLLTADLEQIRQAGKDTVTPMVITNGGALEQAYSFHSGGPSLPGKTVVAQAEQ from the coding sequence ATGTTATTGAATAAGTGGATGAAGAGACATACACTGACACTTTATGCACCCATGGAAGGAGACATCATTCCACTTGAGGAAGTGACCGACCCTGTCTTCAGCGAGAAGATGATGGGCGACGGGATCGCCATCATGCCGACGAACGGAACTGTCGTCGCCCCAGCTGATGGGACCATCGTCCAAGTCGCACCGACAAAGCATGCCATCGGACTCCGTTCGGGAGACGGAGCTGAAATTTTGATTCATGTCGGTCTGGATACGGTCGAGCTTGCGGGAAACCCGTTCGACGTTCACGTCAAAGTCGGTGACACGGTCACGACCGGACAGCCACTCTTGACGGCCGACTTGGAACAAATCCGGCAAGCCGGAAAAGATACGGTCACCCCGATGGTCATCACGAACGGAGGCGCGTTGGAACAAGCTTACTCGTTCCATTCAGGCGGCCCCTCGCTTCCTGGGAAGACCGTCGTCGCTCAAGCGGAACAATGA
- a CDS encoding IS1182 family transposase produces the protein MIRKSTESETNRTQLEMVTLDELVPADHLVRKIEAVIDFEFIYPLVEDLYSEDRGRPSVDPVVLIKMAFLQYLFGIRSMRQTIREIETNVAYRWFLGFGFTDKVPHFSTFGKNYVRRFQYTSLFDDIFYHILEQAADAGFIDRAVLFVDSTHVKANANKRKLVKKTVRQEVKHYQEQLDAEVERDREESGKKPLGPKKNQAEETKEIKVSTTDPESGYYVKGEREKQFAYSVHAASDAHGFVLGAIVTPGNVHDSVAFPDLLDKVSDRLIQPFAVAADSAYKNPAIAKLLIDRGILPVFPYTRPKGKKGAFKTKDFIYDEHHDVYICPNNELLTYSTTMREGKRKYVSNPAVCVNCPLLEQCTKSQKHQRIIERHLWQPYMDEVEDLRHTELNRNIYDRRKQTVERVFADAKEKHGMRWTRYRGLEKVSMQAMLTFAALNLKKMAGWAWKNAQPA, from the coding sequence ATGATCAGGAAATCAACAGAATCGGAAACCAATCGGACACAACTGGAAATGGTCACGCTCGACGAGCTTGTGCCAGCGGACCATCTGGTCCGAAAAATCGAGGCGGTGATCGACTTTGAGTTCATCTATCCGCTCGTGGAGGACTTATATTCTGAGGACCGTGGCCGGCCAAGCGTCGACCCTGTCGTCCTGATCAAGATGGCCTTCCTTCAGTACCTGTTCGGTATCCGATCCATGCGACAGACGATTCGTGAGATCGAGACGAACGTCGCATACCGTTGGTTTCTCGGGTTCGGGTTCACGGACAAGGTGCCACATTTCTCGACGTTCGGGAAGAACTATGTGCGTCGGTTCCAGTACACGAGCTTGTTCGACGACATCTTCTATCATATCCTTGAACAGGCTGCTGACGCAGGGTTCATCGATCGTGCCGTCCTATTCGTCGACTCGACACACGTCAAAGCGAACGCAAACAAGCGGAAGCTCGTCAAGAAGACCGTCCGGCAAGAGGTGAAGCACTATCAAGAACAACTCGATGCCGAGGTCGAGCGAGACCGCGAAGAAAGTGGAAAGAAGCCCTTAGGGCCAAAAAAGAATCAGGCGGAGGAGACGAAGGAAATCAAGGTCAGCACGACAGACCCTGAGAGTGGATATTACGTGAAGGGTGAGCGTGAGAAGCAGTTCGCTTACTCGGTCCATGCGGCGAGCGACGCCCATGGGTTCGTGCTCGGTGCTATCGTCACACCGGGTAACGTGCACGATAGTGTAGCGTTCCCCGATCTGCTCGACAAGGTCTCCGACCGCCTGATTCAACCGTTCGCCGTCGCCGCCGACTCCGCCTATAAAAATCCGGCCATTGCCAAGCTGCTGATTGACCGTGGGATCCTGCCGGTCTTCCCATACACCCGCCCGAAGGGTAAGAAGGGCGCCTTCAAGACCAAGGATTTCATCTACGACGAGCACCATGACGTCTACATCTGCCCAAACAACGAGTTATTAACGTACAGCACGACGATGCGCGAGGGGAAACGCAAGTACGTCTCGAATCCTGCGGTTTGTGTGAACTGCCCGCTGCTCGAGCAGTGCACGAAGAGCCAGAAGCACCAGCGGATCATCGAGCGGCACCTCTGGCAACCCTATATGGACGAGGTCGAAGACCTCCGCCACACGGAATTGAACCGCAACATCTATGACCGTCGTAAACAGACGGTCGAGCGCGTGTTCGCGGACGCAAAAGAGAAGCATGGCATGCGTTGGACCCGTTATCGGGGACTTGAAAAAGTTTCAATGCAGGCGATGCTTACTTTTGCTGCCCTCAATCTTAAGAAGATGGCGGGCTGGGCATGGAAGAACGCCCAGCCCGCCTGA
- a CDS encoding LemA family protein, translated as MGWIIAIGIIAVLAFIYFSMYNGLVKYRNWVDEAWAQIDVQLKRRYDLIPNLVETVKGYAKHEQETLAKVVELRNQLGSKTSRQEQMEVNDQLSGALKNLFALREAYPDLKANENFKMLQEELTQTENKVAYSRQLYNNTVMKYNTKVESVPTNIIASVHNFEKRDMLEAREEERENVRVSF; from the coding sequence ATGGGTTGGATTATTGCAATCGGTATCATCGCTGTCTTGGCGTTCATCTATTTTTCGATGTACAACGGACTCGTCAAGTATCGGAACTGGGTCGACGAGGCGTGGGCACAGATTGATGTGCAGCTGAAACGGCGTTACGATTTGATTCCGAACTTGGTCGAAACGGTGAAGGGCTATGCCAAGCATGAGCAAGAGACGCTCGCCAAAGTCGTCGAGCTCCGGAATCAGCTTGGGTCGAAGACGAGCCGTCAAGAACAGATGGAAGTGAACGATCAATTGAGTGGCGCGTTGAAAAACTTGTTCGCTCTCCGTGAGGCGTATCCGGACTTGAAAGCGAACGAAAACTTTAAAATGCTGCAAGAAGAACTGACACAGACTGAAAACAAAGTCGCCTACTCACGACAGTTGTATAACAATACGGTCATGAAATATAACACGAAAGTCGAATCGGTCCCGACGAACATCATCGCCTCGGTCCACAACTTTGAAAAACGTGACATGCTTGAAGCGCGTGAAGAAGAACGTGAAAACGTGCGTGTCTCATTCTAA
- a CDS encoding endonuclease MutS2: MNEQTLDKLQYNDLIQHVERYCISGFGRNLLRNQRPTSHLQTVKKRLQETSEARAILDATSHVPFIGVSDMEPLIGKISRGIQLEASELEAVAEFFRGARKLKRFMAEQAFFAPLLSLYAGEMSEWRNIEEDITQAIRGGRVVDEASKELKRVRKQIDILEGRIEERLNKFLKSAANREAIQDGFVTKKQDRFTIPIKASYKHKVAGAIIDTSSRGTTVFIEPEAVAKLNAELVVKRTEEAVEIYQVLATLTGMVAEALPTIEATLDVIAQYDMVFAKGKYSQAIDGIAPRVNGVGKIRLKQVRHPLLERAVPLDFSLGDTYRGLIITGPNAGGKTVVLKTIGLLSLMTMSGLHIPAHPETDISTFDDVFVDIGDNQDMGSALSTFSAHMHNVASIMQKAGKRSLLLFDEIGSGTEPNEGAALAIAILEEAYKRGCLVVASTHYGEIKAYSETHPDFMNAAMQFDPDTLEPKYRLLIGQSGDSNALFIARKMKLPESILKQAARYMHDKTYDQSLLDATRLTQEVVRHVVEPDQMLAKGDRVRLLETNQVGLVYAMDESLRQVTVYIDGVFSEHPLRRVRREAKALDLYPAGYDLETLFVDYRDRKEAHDFARGSKKALRRVEKEIRSRQRAERGE; encoded by the coding sequence ATGAATGAACAAACATTAGACAAACTACAATACAACGATTTGATTCAACACGTCGAACGCTACTGCATCAGCGGATTCGGACGCAACTTGTTACGAAACCAGCGTCCGACGAGCCACCTGCAAACGGTGAAAAAACGGCTCCAAGAGACATCGGAAGCACGCGCGATTCTAGACGCGACGTCACACGTCCCCTTTATCGGGGTGTCCGATATGGAACCGCTCATCGGTAAAATCAGCCGTGGCATCCAACTCGAGGCGAGCGAACTTGAAGCCGTCGCCGAGTTTTTCCGCGGCGCCCGCAAGTTGAAACGGTTCATGGCCGAGCAGGCATTCTTTGCACCGCTCCTGTCGCTTTATGCGGGAGAGATGAGCGAGTGGCGTAACATCGAGGAAGACATCACCCAAGCGATTCGCGGAGGACGTGTCGTCGATGAGGCGTCCAAAGAGTTGAAACGGGTCCGCAAACAAATCGATATTCTCGAAGGTCGAATCGAGGAGCGATTGAACAAGTTCTTGAAGAGCGCTGCGAACCGGGAAGCGATTCAAGACGGCTTTGTGACGAAGAAACAAGATCGATTCACGATTCCAATCAAAGCCTCGTATAAACATAAAGTCGCCGGGGCGATCATCGATACGTCAAGCCGGGGGACGACGGTCTTCATCGAACCGGAAGCAGTCGCGAAGTTGAACGCAGAACTTGTCGTCAAGCGAACCGAGGAAGCCGTCGAAATCTATCAAGTGCTCGCCACGCTCACCGGCATGGTGGCGGAGGCGTTGCCGACCATAGAGGCGACGCTCGACGTCATCGCCCAATATGACATGGTGTTCGCGAAAGGGAAGTATAGCCAAGCAATCGACGGCATCGCTCCGCGCGTGAACGGTGTCGGAAAAATCCGTTTGAAACAAGTCCGCCATCCGCTCCTCGAAAGGGCGGTCCCGCTCGACTTCTCGCTCGGGGACACGTACCGCGGTCTGATTATCACCGGACCGAACGCCGGCGGGAAGACGGTCGTCTTGAAGACGATCGGTCTGCTCAGTTTGATGACGATGAGCGGGCTTCATATCCCGGCACATCCGGAAACGGACATCTCGACGTTTGACGACGTATTTGTCGACATCGGGGACAATCAGGATATGGGGTCGGCGCTCAGCACGTTCTCGGCCCATATGCACAACGTGGCGAGCATCATGCAGAAGGCAGGGAAACGGTCGCTCCTGTTGTTCGATGAAATCGGAAGCGGGACCGAGCCGAACGAGGGAGCGGCCCTCGCCATCGCGATTTTAGAAGAGGCATATAAACGGGGCTGTCTCGTCGTCGCCTCGACCCATTACGGCGAGATCAAAGCGTATTCGGAGACACATCCGGACTTCATGAACGCGGCCATGCAGTTCGACCCGGACACGCTCGAACCGAAGTATCGGCTGTTGATCGGGCAATCCGGCGACAGCAACGCCTTGTTCATTGCCCGGAAAATGAAATTGCCAGAATCGATTTTGAAGCAGGCAGCCCGCTATATGCACGACAAGACGTACGACCAGTCGTTGCTTGATGCGACGCGCCTGACGCAAGAAGTCGTCCGCCATGTCGTCGAACCTGACCAAATGCTAGCAAAAGGTGACCGGGTCCGCCTGCTCGAGACGAATCAAGTCGGTCTTGTCTACGCGATGGATGAATCGTTGCGTCAAGTCACCGTGTATATCGATGGTGTCTTCAGCGAGCATCCGCTTCGTCGGGTCCGGCGTGAGGCGAAAGCGCTCGACTTATATCCGGCTGGTTATGACCTGGAGACATTATTCGTCGATTATCGGGACCGGAAAGAAGCCCACGACTTTGCCCGCGGTTCGAAAAAGGCGCTGCGTCGCGTCGAGAAAGAGATCCGGTCGCGGCAACGGGCTGAACGAGGCGAATGA
- the htpX gene encoding zinc metalloprotease HtpX, whose amino-acid sequence MLYEQIRKNKIKTVFIVAGFVLLVLGVGVVISYLNYGDPLPGLIFTPVFSLFYIGIVIMSSTNIVMKMNHAQEITSVDQHRFLWHTVENMAMVARVPMPRIFIIKDASPNAFATGLKPEKAAVAVTTGLLDQLTREEVEGVIAHEVAHIKNYDVRLATVTLALVSVIAIMSDIGSRMLFFRSVGGRRDNNQNPIFMIVGLVLLILAPLIATLVNLAISRNREFLADASGAELTRNPDALASALEKIANIQTPVKEASRASASLYFSDPLKKKLSGLFSTHPNPAERIARLRSM is encoded by the coding sequence ATCCTGTATGAACAGATTCGGAAAAACAAAATCAAGACCGTGTTCATCGTGGCCGGATTCGTCCTTCTCGTCTTAGGGGTCGGGGTGGTGATCTCGTATTTGAATTACGGTGATCCGCTCCCGGGTCTCATCTTCACGCCGGTGTTCTCCCTGTTTTATATCGGGATCGTCATCATGTCGAGCACGAACATCGTCATGAAAATGAACCATGCCCAAGAGATTACGTCGGTCGACCAGCATCGGTTTCTCTGGCACACCGTCGAGAACATGGCGATGGTCGCGCGCGTCCCGATGCCACGCATCTTCATCATCAAAGATGCGTCACCGAACGCGTTCGCAACCGGCCTGAAACCAGAGAAGGCGGCCGTCGCCGTGACGACCGGACTGCTCGATCAGTTGACGCGAGAAGAAGTCGAAGGTGTCATCGCCCATGAAGTCGCTCATATTAAAAATTACGATGTACGATTGGCGACGGTGACGCTCGCCCTCGTCTCGGTCATCGCCATCATGAGCGATATCGGCTCCCGGATGCTCTTTTTCCGGAGTGTGGGCGGGCGCCGCGACAACAACCAAAACCCGATTTTTATGATCGTCGGGCTGGTGTTATTGATTCTTGCGCCGCTCATCGCCACCCTCGTCAATTTGGCCATCTCACGAAATCGCGAGTTTTTGGCGGATGCGAGCGGGGCTGAGTTGACGCGTAATCCGGATGCGCTCGCGTCGGCTTTAGAGAAAATCGCGAATATCCAAACACCGGTCAAGGAAGCCTCACGCGCTTCGGCGTCGCTCTACTTTTCAGACCCGCTTAAGAAAAAGCTGAGTGGTCTGTTCTCGACGCATCCGAACCCGGCTGAACGGATTGCCAGACTGCGAAGTATGTAG
- a CDS encoding PRD domain-containing protein, which produces MLKIKKILNNNAVIVSDEGEEKIAIGPGVAFKKARNDIVNPHKVEKLFVMSENDKFQQLLTRIPIEHFTISEEIISHAEKRLETTFNEHIHIVLTDHISFAIEREQEGISLRNKLLNEIKILYRNEYEIGLWALHLIEDKLGVKMPKDEAAFIALHIHTLKVKGGDLRKTVKQTTIVRDMIQSISRRLDLSIEEDDLSYQRLLTHLRFVMDRVNHYDHHTIDEDMLLMIQTKFSSAYACASDVANEMEDLYGIVLPESELGYITLHIQRLQDQHHQKGGHLQ; this is translated from the coding sequence ATGTTAAAAATCAAAAAGATTCTCAACAACAACGCGGTCATCGTCTCGGACGAGGGTGAAGAAAAAATCGCCATCGGACCGGGTGTCGCATTCAAGAAGGCACGCAACGATATCGTCAATCCGCATAAAGTTGAAAAACTGTTCGTCATGTCGGAGAACGATAAGTTTCAACAACTGTTGACGCGGATTCCAATCGAGCACTTCACGATTTCAGAAGAAATCATTTCGCATGCGGAAAAACGGCTCGAGACGACGTTCAACGAACACATCCATATCGTTCTCACCGATCACATCTCGTTTGCCATCGAACGCGAGCAAGAAGGTATCTCGCTCCGGAACAAACTGTTGAACGAGATCAAGATTTTATATCGCAACGAGTACGAGATCGGACTATGGGCGCTTCACCTCATCGAGGACAAACTCGGCGTCAAGATGCCGAAAGATGAGGCGGCCTTCATCGCGCTCCACATCCATACACTAAAAGTGAAGGGAGGTGATTTACGCAAGACGGTCAAACAGACGACAATCGTACGTGACATGATTCAATCGATTTCGAGACGGCTCGATCTATCTATAGAAGAAGATGACTTATCCTATCAACGCTTATTAACTCATTTACGATTCGTCATGGATCGGGTCAACCATTACGATCACCATACGATCGACGAAGATATGCTTCTCATGATTCAAACGAAGTTCTCGTCGGCCTATGCATGTGCGTCTGACGTCGCCAACGAAATGGAAGACTTATACGGCATCGTCTTGCCCGAATCAGAGCTCGGTTATATCACGCTCCACATTCAACGCTTGCAAGATCAACACCATCAAAAAGGAGGACATTTACAATGA
- a CDS encoding DMT family transporter, with product MIVGIICSAVAGAFISVQAAVNAKMNVYLGAWATTVLVFIVGLLGSLVPLALFGGSLQGVFKISPIYALGGLLGVGVVFCVMRSIQLLGPTLSVSIILVSQLIWALAVDLTGAFGMQQLSLSPGQVIGLMVLLLGVIVFKQSQAAALHQEAAPEATSR from the coding sequence ATGATAGTAGGAATCATCTGTTCGGCAGTGGCTGGCGCGTTCATTAGTGTCCAAGCGGCGGTCAATGCCAAAATGAACGTTTATTTAGGGGCATGGGCGACGACGGTGCTCGTCTTTATCGTCGGCTTGCTTGGATCTCTCGTCCCGCTCGCTTTGTTCGGTGGCAGTCTTCAAGGCGTATTTAAGATTTCGCCGATATACGCGCTCGGTGGGTTGCTCGGGGTCGGTGTCGTTTTCTGTGTGATGCGAAGTATTCAATTGCTCGGACCGACGCTATCGGTGTCCATCATTCTCGTATCTCAGTTGATATGGGCGCTCGCCGTCGACCTAACGGGAGCGTTCGGAATGCAACAGTTGTCACTGTCCCCGGGACAAGTCATCGGGTTGATGGTGTTGCTCTTAGGTGTCATCGTCTTCAAACAATCTCAAGCGGCGGCCCTGCATCAGGAAGCCGCACCCGAAGCCACTTCACGTTGA